In Astyanax mexicanus isolate ESR-SI-001 chromosome 25, AstMex3_surface, whole genome shotgun sequence, a genomic segment contains:
- the LOC125787603 gene encoding protein ZBED8-like: protein MSLSVYEDLIYFEELNRADRDEITVVIYESSDSVRGFDPDTEVVDANMMRILKRQKADKKPHTIGETLIKPACIKMAERMCGPQVANKFKIVPLSNNTVKDKIDRMAGNVENTLVEKLKTSPFSIQLDETTTVAEEAILIVYAQYIAGTEVKQDILMSVNLKSTPRGEDIFSAVDTYITSHNIPYKNIVACCTDGAASMMGKNKGFNSRLKEKAPHCLVFHCMVHRHALAGKHLCEDLNETLKTVVKIVNFIKARPVNRRIFAQLCEDETHQTLLLHTEVRWLSRGKVLTRFMELKDQIQEFLAIHNQKLADEMKDEFLIKTAYLADIFSLYNEANKRMQGADGTVIECKETVDAFVRKVEFRRNKLKKGDLQHFPLLLQQSGGVLPDALTTQFACHMDRLQEEMHSRFSDIHELVSKDAWVMDPFLAKEDDVEHLQAEDELMDIKSNSVCKRFYDEHGFKQFWLAKGPGVAPRLANHAITRLILPFATTYLSETAFSALVTIKTKARNRLDVHSDFRLAVTKVTPDIESLAKEIQWQSSH from the exons atgtctctgagtgtttatgaggATCTGATCTACTTTGAGGAGCTGAACAGAGCAGATCGAGACGAGATAACGGTGGTTATATATGAGAGTTCAGACTCTGTTAGAGGCTTCGACCCTGACACTGAGGTGGTGGACGCCAACATGATGAGGATCCTGAAGAGACAAAAAGCAG ACAAAAAGCCACACACCATTGGCGAGACACTGATTAAACCTGCGTGCATTAAAATGGCCGAGAGAATGTGTGGACCTCAGGTGGCTAACAAATTTAAGATTGTTCCACTGTCCAACAACACAGTGAAAGACAAAATCGACAGAATGGCAGGGAACGTCGAGAACACACTAGTCGAAAAACTGAAGACCAGTCCCTTTTCCATCCAGCTGGATGAAACCACCACTGTGGCCGAGGAAGCAATCCTCATTGTTTACGCACAATACATCGCGGGGACCGAGGTAAAACAGGACATTCTTATGTCTGTCAATCTGAAATCCACCCCAAGAGGAGAGGATATTTTCAGTGCAGTTGACACGTACATCACAAGCCACAACATACCCTACAAAAATATAGTGGCATGCTGCACTGATGGAGCTGCCTCAATGATGGGGAAAAATAAGGGCTTCAATAGCCGTTTGAAAGAAAAGGCCCCGCACTGCTTGGTGTTTCACTGCATGGTACACAGGCACGCACTGGCAGGCAAACATCTCTGCGAAGACCTGAACGAAACATTAAAGACTGTGGTCAAAATAGTGAACTTTATAAAAGCTCGTCCGGTCAACAGAAGAATCTTTGCACAGCTGTGTGAGGACGAGACGCACCAGACACTCCTACTTCACACCGAAGTTCGCTGGCTTTCCCGGGGGAAAGTGCTGACGCGATTCATGGAACTGAAAGACCAAATACAGGAATTCTTGGCCATTCACAACCAGAAATTAGCAGACGAAATGAAAGACGAGTTTCTAATCAAGACTGCATATCTTGCTGATATATTCAGTCTGTACAACGAGGCGAACAAACGTATGCAGGGCGCAGACGGAACCGTCATTGAGTGCAAAGAAACAGTGGATGCGTTTGTGCGCAAAGTGGAGTTCAgaagaaataaactgaaaaaggGGGACCTACAACATTTTCCTTTGTTACTACAACAATCAGGCGGGGTGTTACCTGATGCTTTGACGACACAATTCGCCTGCCACATGGATCGACTTCAAGAAGAGATGCACTCTCGCTTTTCGGATATTCATGAACTTGTCTCAAAAGACGCATGGGTGATGGACCCATTTCTCGCAAAAGAAGATGATGTGGAGCACCTCCAGGCAGAGGATGAGCTCATGGATATAAAGTCCAATTCCGTCTGCAAGCGGTTCTATGATGAGCATGGATTCAAGCAGTTTTGGTTGGCAAAAGGACCAGGTGTCGCTCCTAGGCTTGCTAATCATGCGATCACCAGATTAATCTTGCCATTCGCCACAACGTACCTGTCAGAGACGGCTTTCAGCGCTCTGGTCACCATCAAAACAAAGGCACGCAACAGACTGGATGTGCACAGCGACTTTCGTTTGGCTGTTACCAAAGTCACGCCAGACATCGAATCACTGGCTAAAGAAATACAGTGGCAGAGCTCTCATTAA